Within the Photobacterium swingsii genome, the region AGTTTGAGCGTGAAATGGCCCTGCTCTACATCACTCACGATATCGCAACTGCACGCTACATTGCTGAAGATCTTGCCGTTATGTACGTAGGCCACATGGTTGAGTGGGGGGATACCGAAGAAATCATTCACGACCCACAACACCCCTATACGCAACTGCTGGTATCTGCGGTACCGGATCCAAGTAAGTCGATCCATGAAAAGCTCAAAGGAAATAAAGGTGAGATCCCATTGTGGACACCAGAAAGCCTAGGTTGTCCATTTGCAGGACGCTGTACCCATGCGACGGAACAATGTCGCGACAAGCTACCGGGTATCACTCAGCTATCTGATAACCACTTTGTTCGTTGTTACTTATACGAAAACTGATATTCAAAAAACCATATTTGAAACCAAGAACAAAGACGCAGAAACACTTTAGTTATCTGACCGCTTTCATTGTAAAGCGGTCAAGGGAGGAAACATGCAGCTGTTAATCAATCATCTAGGCTATGAGCGTATTGGCGTAAAACACGCACTCATTCAGACCCACACTGAATGCACATTCGACACTGCGCAATTAGTCTGTCTTACAGATGGCGATGCCATGACACAGCTGCCTATTGTTCACTGTGGCAAGGTTGATCAATGGCATACTGGGGATCTTTATCAGGTCGATTTTAGCCATATCCAAACCGATGGTGAATATTATCTATCTGTTGGTGATACACGCTCTGCGCCTTTCCAAATAGCGGAAGGTCTGTTGATGGCGCGTACCTTTAGTGATGTTCTCCATTACTTCAAGTCACAACGTTCAAGTGGTCAATACGACCTTGCCGATCAAACCGCGCCGATCTTAAATTCAGATCAAACCCTTGATGTACGAGGCGGCTGGTATGATGCATCAGGCGATGTCAGCAAGTACCTCAGTCACCTTTCATACGGTAACTACCTCAACCCACAACAAATTCCTATGGTTGTATGGAATATGGCCCACGCCTATTCACAACTGGAAGATGAACAAGACACCGCTGACTTTACACGGACCCGCTTATTAGAAGAGCTGGTGCATGGCGCAGATTTCTTACTACGCATGCAATCGCCGCAAGGCTACTTCTACATGACCGTCTTTGATAAATGGAGCAAATCAACCCGCCAACGCGACATCTGCGCCTATACCTCCCAAAATGGCGATAAGACCGCAGACTATCAGGCAGGTTTTCGTCAAGGTGGCGGAGTTGCGATTGCCGCTCTGGCTGCTACTGCACATTTATCACAGCAGCAGTCTATCAGCCGCGTGTCACCAGATTACGCAATATCAAGTCTCGATTACCTTGCCGCAGCATGCAAAGGCTACTGGCACCTAAAAGAAAATAATACCCAGTACCTTGATGATGGTAAGGAAAATATTATCGATGAGTACTGCGCATTATTAGCCTGTGTCGAATTATACAAAGCCACAGAGCAAGCTGTCTTTCTAGATGAAGCGCGTGATTGGGCTGCTCGCTTGAGTGCTCGACAATGTTCTGATAATCAACAAACGCATTTTTGGTCTGCCACTCAAGATGGTTCTCGGCCTTTCTACCATGCTGCAGAAGCAGGTTTACCTGCTATCGCCTTAATGCGTTATCTCAGCATTGAAAGTAAGACTGAACACTATCAACCGGTTGCCGCAACCTTACAACAAGCGTTGCAATTTGAGCTAACCATCACCCACGAAGTGAACAATCCATTTGGTTACCCCCGCCAATACACTAAAGCAGTCGATGGTGAAAAACAGAGTGCATTCTTTATTCCGCACAACAATGAAACTGGCTACTGGTGGCAAGGTGAGAATGCCCGCATCGCTTCATTAGCGGCAATGGCCTTTATGGCACAAACCTATATTGAAGATCCTCAGTTAGCCCGCCAACTAAAAGACTATGGCCATCAAGCCCTTAACTGGATTGTAGGACTGAACCCTTTTGATATGTCGATGCTTGATGGCCACGGCCGCAACAACCCCGATTACTTACCACACCTTGGGTTTTATAACGCCAAAGGTGGCGTCTGTAATGGGATCACTTCAGGGTTTAATAATGAACGCGATATTGCCTTCAACCCAGATCCACAAAAAGATGACATGCTCCAAAATTGGCGCTGGGGGGAGCAATGGATCCCTCATGGTGCATGGTATTTGTTAGCTATTACATTGCAATATAAGGAGCGCTACCATGCATAACACTATTCGTTTTCTGGTCGGAATTGACGGCGGTGGAACATCATGCCGTGCCCGAATTTGCGATCTTAATGGCGCACTACTTGGCGAAGCGAAAACAGGCAGCGCGAATATTTTATTGGGTGCTGACGTGGCACTCAACTCAATCAATGAGGCGATCGCGCTTGCCACTGCCCAAGCCAATTTAACTGCAGACAATTATTGTGAAATGTCTGTGGGTCTCGCACTCGCTGGCGCTGAACAGAAAAAAGCTTGGTATGCCTTTATGCGTCAACCTACCCCATACGGTGCGGTGACATTAAATACTGATGCTTACGGTGCATGTTTAGGTGCATGGGGCGGTAACGATGGTGCCATTCTCATTGGTGGCACAGGATCATGCGGCATCTTCATTAACAAGGGTCAACAACACATCGTCGGTGGTCGTGAGTTCCCTATTTCAGACCAAGGTGGCGGTGCTGTCATGGGGCTTCGTCTGATTCAGCAAGTGCTATTGAGCGTTGATGGCATCATAGAGTCAACACCGCTGACAAAACATGTACTGCAGCACTTTAACCATGATATCGATGCCATTGTGGATTGGTCTAAAACCGCACGTCCATGCGACTACGGCCAATTCTCACCACAAATATTTGCGCTTGCTAACGAAGGAGACGGCTTAGCCATCGAACTATTGCAGCAGACAGCAAGAGATACTGAAATGTGGATGCAGGCATTAATCAAGCGGGGCGCTAACCAAATTTGCTTGATGGGAAGCATTGCCGAGCGTATTCAACCTTGGTTAACACCACCCATGCAGCAGCGCATTGCTCAACCTCAAGGTGATGCAATGGACGGTGCTATCGCCATGGCTCGCGCTAATCACAACCTTTACGCATTGAGTGAGGAGGCATAATGAGCTTTCGTCTGGATATGACAGTAATAGCCAAAAGCGAAACAGCGACTCGCTTTGCTCTTACGCTGCACAATCTCACCGATAAACCACTAGCGCACTGGGTACTACACTTTGCGAACAGTCGTAAGATCAATGGCGCATCATTCACTGATGGGCAATTGGAGCAAAACGGTAGCTATTGTGTATTCACACCTAATAACGCACCAGTGTTAGCCTCTAACTCTAGTTTTTATACTGAATTTGAAATGAACACAACGGCATTTTCATTTCATGATGACGGCATTAATGATGCGTTCTTAACCAGTAAAACGGCGCATGAAAAAGAGCAAAGACTATTGGATCCTATTCCAGTAGAAGTCACCACTGTCGATTTGGGCTCCTCTCCGATAGATCGCTACATCACGCCATTATGCCCAGCAAAAGACATTAATATCATTCCTGTACCCGCTCGGCTTACTGCGTTATCAGGCCAATTTAGCTTATCTGCTGCGACCATCATCGCCCAAGCCACCCCCCATGCTGAAGGGGCTATCCGCTGGTTACAATCGGAATTAGAGCAACACTTTGCAATTCAATTACCTTTACAGCGCGATGGCCATATCCATTATCAACATAGCGAAAAAGTCGAACAAGATGGTTATCACTTACTGATCGAAGAGGAGCATATTTGGCTACAAGCGAGTACAGCTGCCGGCTTTGTTCATGCGACAGCCAGCTTACTTCAGTTACTCC harbors:
- a CDS encoding glycoside hydrolase family 9 protein, with translation MQLLINHLGYERIGVKHALIQTHTECTFDTAQLVCLTDGDAMTQLPIVHCGKVDQWHTGDLYQVDFSHIQTDGEYYLSVGDTRSAPFQIAEGLLMARTFSDVLHYFKSQRSSGQYDLADQTAPILNSDQTLDVRGGWYDASGDVSKYLSHLSYGNYLNPQQIPMVVWNMAHAYSQLEDEQDTADFTRTRLLEELVHGADFLLRMQSPQGYFYMTVFDKWSKSTRQRDICAYTSQNGDKTADYQAGFRQGGGVAIAALAATAHLSQQQSISRVSPDYAISSLDYLAAACKGYWHLKENNTQYLDDGKENIIDEYCALLACVELYKATEQAVFLDEARDWAARLSARQCSDNQQTHFWSATQDGSRPFYHAAEAGLPAIALMRYLSIESKTEHYQPVAATLQQALQFELTITHEVNNPFGYPRQYTKAVDGEKQSAFFIPHNNETGYWWQGENARIASLAAMAFMAQTYIEDPQLARQLKDYGHQALNWIVGLNPFDMSMLDGHGRNNPDYLPHLGFYNAKGGVCNGITSGFNNERDIAFNPDPQKDDMLQNWRWGEQWIPHGAWYLLAITLQYKERYHA
- a CDS encoding N-acetylglucosamine kinase, with translation MHNTIRFLVGIDGGGTSCRARICDLNGALLGEAKTGSANILLGADVALNSINEAIALATAQANLTADNYCEMSVGLALAGAEQKKAWYAFMRQPTPYGAVTLNTDAYGACLGAWGGNDGAILIGGTGSCGIFINKGQQHIVGGREFPISDQGGGAVMGLRLIQQVLLSVDGIIESTPLTKHVLQHFNHDIDAIVDWSKTARPCDYGQFSPQIFALANEGDGLAIELLQQTARDTEMWMQALIKRGANQICLMGSIAERIQPWLTPPMQQRIAQPQGDAMDGAIAMARANHNLYALSEEA